The genomic interval TCAGAACAGGAAATTTCTTGTAAGGGAACGAGATCACAGTAAAAATGGTCGATAATATTCAGTCCACAAAATTGTAGCCTTGATGTTGTTAAATTGTCAATCAATACCATGGAGAAACCGAGCAACCAACATGTGGCGGCCAATTTCACACAACATTCATGTGTCATGATAGAGGTGTAACGGAGGGGGTTAcagatggccacatatctgtcataagacatcactgtgaggagaagacatTCAAATCCTTCAGAGGCACCGAAAAAATACAACTGAGTCATACAACCAGCAAATGTAATGGTCCCCCCATTATACAGTAGAAGGTGGAGCATGTTGGGGACAATATCAGTCGGTAACAAGATGTCACTGATGGACAGTTGTGTGAGGAAGAAGTACATTGGAGTGTGGAGGTTCTTGCTGGTGGACACCAGGGTGATGATCAGGAGGTTCCCACATAATGTCCCACAATAGACGATAAGGAGAAGACAGAACAGGAAAATTCGTAACCATTGGCTGCCCTGAAAGCCTATGAGGAAAAACACTGTCATATTGTTTCCCTGTATATTTAGAATAAAAGCAAAGTTAAAGTAAGTTATATTATTTTTAGGGTACCCACAAAAGTAGtggttttgttgcagatttttcacaGCAAATTAGCAGCATTTCCTTGGCAAAATCAGCATGGATTATGTGCAGATTGTGcagtggattttgctgcagattcaccccttctacattgaaaagtgcGAAGTCTACGGTGAACATCAGGAACAGAAAAAGCGTGCTGAAGATTTGAATATCCACATGATTTCCGGACTGAAAATGTTCGACAGCATGACGATAAGATTTGTTCTtatctcatgcacatggctgggactgtgatccactgcagattttccatgcgAAAAATCCatgtggaaaatatgcagcatttccgtcccgtGTGCCGGTGTCTAAATGCATAAGTCTAATACACACAAatgtttatacagcaccagacacaTATTCCTAAGGACTATTGAAGACAAGACCTCATGACAACCAATGATGACTTTTCTAGAATTTATCCTAACTATAATTGTGGTTGTGTGACCTATCAGTGATTTATGGAAATCTATATGAGATATAGGGTTGGAGAAAGCCATTGGACAATGAGAATGAAGATTCATAGACAACATTATTGAGGAATCCTCATCTATCTTTTAACATTGCATCTTCTTGCTTTTGATCTGTTTGCTACCTAAGAAGATCATCTGTTTGTACTTACATTGGGGGTTTCCATGTACTTGCAAAAATATTGTCCTAGCGGACACATGAACAATtcatataaaataaaacacaaagtgactaccagtatatatacacaacacgaaGGCGAGGGACTGTGCGTAATAACTCTGTGGAGATTGTTCTGTCATTAGCTTCCTCGTCTCTTGGGTAGCGGTCCATTGAGGTATAACGACCAAAAAAATGTATTGGTAATTTATGGTTTATCCAGAATATCataaaatgtaaatgaaaataaataaaagatataAGGAAATAATAATCAATAATGGTGTACCACCAACAGGGACGGATTGTAAACTTAAAGGGGCCCTGGAAAAAATCTAAAAGGGGCCTCATGGGTCCAAATAGGCAGCATGTGGGGCCAACACAAGTAGGCAGGGGCAGCAACCCGTTAGCGTTAGTCACATTTTAGGTCGGTGAGACCAATGCTAAAGTACAATGGTAGGCAGAGACTTTACAATAATGGATCCCATTGACCTACGTATAATGGGTCTGTCATATTTTTCAGCCTCTAACGAGCGGTCAAGGGTTCAAGTGGCGAAAAAATTCAGAGCGCGATAGAGTGTGTTTTAGAGTGGTACAAAGTGGTACAAAGTCAAAAATGAAATCTTCAGGCAAGCGACCGGCGTAGTTTCTGACTCCGGAAATTTACCACTAAAGGTCTCACCAAAAAATAAGTACAGTTTTGTGGCGGTGGCATGCTCGGTTTACGCCCAACAAAAACGCTCGAAACGCGTAGTCGAAAACTTTGACAGAGTCAAAAACTGAACTGTGACCCGATGGACCCGAGCTAGGTgcccattcgttcgccttgcaaagccgaacaatacgacacctgactcgtcatcttttctaaaaggggactccaaaaacatggcggaattccctTATTTAGAGCTTAATATTGACAGTTTTACCAAACTATTTCCGTAACCGCTCAATGTGGAGTTACGAGCCCTGAAACTAATATACGCCACCATCTCCTTAGTATGTacgccaagactcgtgacgatacgtTGAGCGGTTTCGCAAGGAAACtcctcgttagcgacgcctgtttctacacacggcttcaatttatttttattacaaaaatttATATCTTAAAAACTAACTGTTGAATATACCTAATATTTGTTACACATGTAACCCTTGACACTCTGACTTATCCTAAAACAATTCAGGGTTCTGTGACGCGCGCTTggcccacaaaagccttgtgagcaacGGCTATTTTTACTCACGTTTACAATTTAGTTCTAATGAAAAATAATGTCTTAAAAGTGAatcgcctcaaagccatcaaacttctgacaCCTGTAGTAGTTGACACTCTGACTTACCccaaaaaatttcaagggtctgcgtcgcattCTTAGCCCTccaaagcctctttagctgctcctgttttacgcacagagtgcgtaatttacaatttaattctaataaataaacaatattatAAACAATAGTAGTGCAAAAGCCCtaattttttatacacatctagcctttgatgctctgacctaccatataaaaactCAGGCTAGCAAgtcagatgtagcccgcgcagctgGCCAAAAAAATGATACCTttttcaccctacaggatccggctgaggtaaGTGGACGCGAGCATTGGCGTCacctgaggaggctggggcaaGCGCTTGCCGGCTCATGGCCACGGCTATCAGGAGGggtacggagctgacagcccgcagccacggacattacggtTATAACATGAGAATACCACATCATCTGTCACACATTTGAATCACCGGAGATCCATGAGTGAACCTGGCAGTTAATAATAGAACTGCTGGTTTCAGTGCTTCAGAACTTTCATCCAGTAACCATCAAACATCAATGTACTTTCTCTACTCCCTCACTGTAAAGCCATAGTGCTTAcatagcacccagagtgcaatTTTGACATTTTGAGGCGGTCACCCCATAATCTGAAAATGCCCCCCAAATTCCATGTAaaggctcagaacactgctgtgagtgtgccacatcagtaatgcatcagtgtttttatttttaaccacaCAGTGTGTGTAAAGTGCCATCTGGGTCATCAACGCATCTGTGGTGATCCACAAAACAGGATCTGGTGATGCAAAAAAGTGAAGCCGGCATCACTGTAGATGCCAAAAGATCAACCTGTCATCTACAAAGATGACGTTAAAACCATGCCAGGGAtgactctaacctgcaaaggattggcaaaaGTGAAGAAATGGGGTGATGGTCCTGGCAGACTGGTCAGAATATGGGGGAAGATCCTATTGATATCGTCTTCTAgaatggaaacccctttaaatacagaataataataaccATCTGGTCCTACAGCTTGGGATCCATCAGAAAGATCTGAGGCAGGAGATGATACGTCGGGTTATTTTACTCTTGTCTCCAGAGTTTATCCAGATTTTGTGTATTTCGGTGAAAACCTTtgagtttattaataaaatgtgatGAATTTCAGCAGTGGAAGAAGCGTCTGTGTCTGTGTCCGGGTGACGTGGATCAGTCATTATGGGTAGTAAATGGCGGCACTTTACCGGTGAAGTCTTGAAGACAGTTGGTGTTGTCTCTCAGAAGACGCAGATACGCAGTAGTGTCTTCTCCTCCAATAAAAAGAAACGTTTGGAAAGTCGCTTTGAAGAACAAAATGGAGCGGTCTGATCTCTAAAAAGAGCGATCACAGACCGGCACcaactgatgattttttttttctatccttcAATTCAAATCCTGTGATTCTATTGGTTGTTGTTTGCGGCACTTGCCATGATGATTCATGCCTCAGcaaatttaaagggaaagtaCACGGAAATAATGTCATGGTGCGTTTTAATATAAGGCTTCTGAATCACTGCATAGAAAAACGTTG from Rhinoderma darwinii isolate aRhiDar2 chromosome 3, aRhiDar2.hap1, whole genome shotgun sequence carries:
- the LOC142750722 gene encoding olfactory receptor 11L1-like; translation: MTVFFLIGFQGSQWLRIFLFCLLLIVYCGTLCGNLLIITLVSTSKNLHTPMYFFLTQLSISDILLPTDIVPNMLHLLLYNGGTITFAGCMTQLYFFGASEGFECLLLTVMSYDRYVAICNPLRYTSIMTHECCVKLAATCWLLGFSMVLIDNLTTSRLQFCGLNIIDHFYCDLVPLQEISCSDTFIVKLAIMLLSIPSVIIPTIIIISSYANIVLAILRIPSNTGRQKAFSTCSSHLTVVSIFYWTLFGVYVAPTKGESSSISKILSLLYTVFTPLINPIIYSLRNKDIKEAIDKTIKKHLPGFKKTRPSC